The following are from one region of the Moritella sp. 24 genome:
- a CDS encoding spermidine synthase, with protein MDINGICISHTVDEHGPIYVYETRTSRILSFDGKIYQSYMKLNNVNGLALGYTQAMMAGLFFIPMLKTVSIMGLGAGSMVKNLLSSFSELNVHAVEYREAVAKTAKKYFSLPDTDRLFIHIDDAVNYMKNTDMKSDIIFSDLYNSAGMEPKQIHSSYLRDCKNALNEQGVLVLNIWHTALKSHTKLDELLALEFEDRLLRFEVESGNTIILAFKNNIPLLKRNELLTKGKRLQAEMNIPMERYAELLWDTRGNKNRCQT; from the coding sequence ATGGATATTAATGGTATCTGTATTTCGCACACCGTTGACGAACACGGTCCAATTTATGTTTACGAAACCAGAACCAGTCGGATCCTCAGCTTTGATGGGAAGATCTATCAAAGTTATATGAAACTAAATAACGTGAATGGATTAGCGCTCGGTTACACACAAGCCATGATGGCAGGCTTATTTTTTATTCCCATGCTCAAAACCGTCTCGATTATGGGACTGGGTGCGGGTTCAATGGTAAAGAACCTACTCAGCAGTTTCTCCGAATTAAACGTACACGCGGTTGAATACCGTGAAGCCGTGGCGAAGACTGCCAAAAAATACTTTAGCTTACCGGATACAGACCGCCTCTTCATTCATATCGATGATGCTGTTAATTACATGAAAAATACCGACATGAAAAGTGATATTATCTTTTCAGATTTATACAACTCGGCAGGCATGGAACCAAAACAAATACACTCTTCCTACTTACGCGATTGTAAAAACGCACTCAACGAGCAAGGGGTTCTCGTGCTTAATATTTGGCATACAGCACTTAAATCACATACAAAGTTAGATGAGTTACTCGCACTCGAATTTGAAGACCGATTACTCCGTTTTGAAGTTGAAAGTGGAAACACAATCATACTCGCATTCAAAAATAACATCCCTTTACTAAAAAGAAACGAGCTACTGACTAAAGGTAAAAGGCTACAAGCAGAAATGAACATTCCGATGGAACGCTATGCTGAATTACTTTGGGATACGCGGGGGAATAAAAATAGGTGCCAGACATGA
- a CDS encoding zinc-ribbon domain-containing protein produces the protein MSNVNTDNKNSCNQCDTALVWRADLYHCDDCKLVYKKISFCPDCNAV, from the coding sequence ATGAGTAACGTGAATACAGATAACAAAAATAGCTGTAATCAGTGTGATACAGCATTGGTATGGCGAGCCGATTTATACCATTGTGATGACTGTAAGTTGGTATATAAAAAAATAAGTTTTTGCCCAGACTGCAACGCTGTTTAG
- a CDS encoding GNAT family N-acetyltransferase, translating into MIIRKENASDINAIERLTYQAFENHPHHEVGAKPTEHLIINNLRADGALTLSLVAEDKSGIVGHIAFSSVNINGEISSWYGIGPVSVSVERQREGIGGTLIRAGIAELKMLGASGVVLLGEPQYYGRFGFKSDPRLVLPGVPAEYFMAQVFDSEMPSGEVSYHPSFS; encoded by the coding sequence ATGATTATAAGAAAAGAAAACGCATCAGACATTAATGCTATCGAACGTTTGACTTACCAAGCATTTGAGAATCATCCACACCATGAAGTTGGTGCAAAACCAACTGAGCACTTAATTATTAACAACTTGCGTGCTGATGGTGCGCTAACGTTATCTTTAGTCGCAGAAGACAAATCAGGTATTGTTGGTCATATCGCATTTTCATCGGTTAATATTAACGGTGAAATATCGAGTTGGTATGGTATTGGGCCTGTTTCTGTTAGCGTCGAACGTCAACGAGAGGGCATTGGCGGTACTCTGATTCGTGCGGGCATCGCAGAGCTGAAAATGCTGGGTGCAAGTGGTGTCGTACTATTAGGTGAACCTCAGTATTACGGTCGATTTGGTTTTAAATCCGATCCACGACTTGTTCTTCCAGGCGTACCAGCGGAGTATTTTATGGCACAAGTTTTTGATAGTGAAATGCCATCTGGAGAGGTGAGTTATCATCCTTCATTTAGTTAA
- a CDS encoding DUF2956 domain-containing protein produces the protein MTQKVSTEVQTESTRIANGIKKPGQSREQTKLIAAGIEKGIAEYKKQHKAKARQLDKQKKQKLKASTAAAAQESEAKIDIEQTKSSSSRLPWALLALSWAGFAGYLIQNGVLKVG, from the coding sequence ATGACACAGAAAGTATCAACAGAAGTACAAACTGAATCGACACGTATTGCTAATGGCATTAAAAAGCCAGGTCAAAGCCGAGAGCAGACTAAATTGATCGCAGCAGGTATTGAGAAGGGAATTGCGGAGTACAAAAAACAGCATAAAGCGAAAGCCCGCCAACTTGATAAACAAAAAAAGCAAAAGTTAAAAGCAAGTACAGCGGCTGCAGCGCAAGAAAGTGAAGCTAAGATCGACATTGAACAAACAAAATCAAGCTCAAGTCGATTACCTTGGGCATTACTCGCGCTAAGCTGGGCTGGCTTTGCAGGCTATCTTATACAAAATGGTGTACTTAAAGTCGGTTAA
- a CDS encoding DUF3302 domain-containing protein, which translates to MLEYVALGILVFVAIVLFYGVIVIHDIPYEIAVHRNHPHQDAIHVAGWVSLFTLHVLWPFLWIWATLYRTDRGWGFSDGHSSKEHIDKLELELAEVKQRLNTLEGESK; encoded by the coding sequence ATGTTGGAATACGTTGCACTGGGAATACTGGTGTTTGTCGCTATTGTGCTGTTTTATGGTGTTATCGTGATCCATGATATTCCTTACGAAATTGCCGTACATCGTAACCACCCACATCAAGATGCAATTCATGTTGCTGGTTGGGTAAGTCTATTTACGTTACATGTATTGTGGCCATTTTTGTGGATTTGGGCAACCTTGTACCGTACCGACCGAGGCTGGGGTTTCTCTGATGGTCATTCAAGTAAAGAGCATATAGATAAGCTAGAGTTAGAATTAGCGGAAGTAAAACAGCGTCTTAATACGTTAGAAGGAGAGAGCAAATAA
- a CDS encoding YcjX family protein, protein MRDSDKKFSKLINKASRKASSLKEDGLASIAKLQNRYFCIGITGLSKSGKSTFITSLINQLMHHENASLAGFPPVLSERLLGVKMHPLADADIPVFPYEKNYQSLTQAQAKWPESTTDISGCLLELRLSRTGRRLNPLKAEQFSLFLEIRDYPGEWLLDLPLREMSFTRWSEQCQAQYQESPRRELMGPLFDELMQLDPLSIVDDAVLMSLKTKYVQFLHDCKYKSSSLSLIQPGRFLLPGTVEDSELLNFVPLLASQQYSEDELNNAPDGSYYKCCQRNYQGYVKYLVEPFYKTFFSRIDRQLVLVDVVNTLNAGPEYLDDMRQALTNITESFAYGSQNRLVQLFKPKIDKVVFAATKIDQVLSEDHDAVRQLLGVIVKQAYKSAQHEGVQPVCEATAAVRSSKEIKHQGDRGIAGCGVNGEPIGYIHPTIPTRIPEGEQWQPFLDWQIPLLNPPQGLSFSNQDVLPHIRLDSILNELIGDKCL, encoded by the coding sequence ATGCGAGACTCAGACAAAAAATTTTCTAAACTAATAAACAAAGCCTCTCGTAAAGCGTCTTCGCTGAAAGAAGATGGACTCGCGAGTATCGCTAAATTACAGAACCGATATTTTTGTATTGGCATTACAGGCTTGAGTAAAAGTGGTAAATCGACGTTTATTACCAGTTTGATTAACCAACTTATGCATCATGAGAATGCAAGCTTAGCTGGTTTTCCTCCGGTATTAAGTGAACGCCTGCTTGGGGTGAAAATGCACCCGTTAGCAGATGCAGATATTCCGGTATTTCCTTATGAAAAGAATTATCAGAGCCTAACGCAAGCACAGGCCAAGTGGCCAGAATCGACGACAGATATCAGTGGTTGTTTATTAGAACTGAGGTTATCTCGTACAGGACGTAGGCTAAACCCGTTAAAAGCGGAACAGTTTTCTTTGTTTCTTGAAATACGAGATTATCCGGGTGAATGGTTACTCGATTTGCCTTTGCGCGAAATGAGCTTTACACGTTGGAGTGAGCAGTGCCAAGCACAATATCAAGAGTCGCCACGTCGAGAGTTGATGGGGCCATTATTTGATGAATTAATGCAGTTAGACCCATTGTCGATTGTTGATGACGCAGTGCTCATGTCATTAAAGACGAAATATGTGCAATTTTTACATGACTGTAAATACAAAAGCAGTAGCTTGAGCTTAATTCAGCCGGGCCGTTTTTTATTACCCGGCACAGTGGAAGACAGTGAGCTATTAAATTTTGTGCCTTTATTAGCGAGCCAGCAATACAGTGAAGATGAACTGAATAATGCGCCTGACGGCAGTTATTACAAGTGCTGTCAGCGTAATTATCAAGGCTACGTTAAGTATTTGGTTGAACCGTTTTATAAAACCTTCTTTAGTCGTATTGACCGTCAATTAGTGCTGGTGGACGTGGTTAATACGTTAAATGCGGGTCCTGAATATCTTGATGATATGCGCCAAGCATTAACGAATATTACCGAGAGTTTCGCTTACGGTAGCCAAAACAGATTGGTGCAATTATTTAAGCCCAAAATCGATAAGGTTGTATTTGCCGCCACTAAGATCGATCAGGTATTAAGTGAAGATCATGACGCGGTTCGACAGCTTTTAGGCGTAATCGTAAAACAAGCTTATAAAAGTGCGCAGCATGAAGGCGTGCAACCTGTTTGTGAAGCAACCGCAGCAGTACGCTCTTCTAAAGAGATAAAGCATCAGGGCGATCGTGGTATTGCTGGTTGTGGTGTGAATGGTGAGCCGATTGGTTACATTCATCCGACCATTCCAACGCGCATCCCTGAGGGTGAACAATGGCAGCCATTTTTAGATTGGCAAATACCATTACTGAATCCGCCGCAAGGCTTATCGTTCAGTAATCAGGATGTGCTACCGCATATTCGCCTTGATAGTATTTTAAATGAATTAATAGGGGATAAATGCCTATGA
- a CDS encoding HlyD family secretion protein, which produces MDLLLILTYTALCIAIFKIFKIPLNKWSVPTAVLGGIILIGGLVFTMNYNHPFSEISREYYVTTPVVPAVNGTVIEVPVEPNQLLLKGDVLFKLDPKQFQDKLDSIEANLVVAQADFKRAKELYRKGIGKQRDVDITRGQVDDLAAKRELAIYDLDSTVVRAPTDGYVVQQALRPGMRAVSLPLRPVMVFKHKGDKNLVGWYRQNSMLRLEKGSKAEVIFDGLPGKVFSAKVIGAIPAIPEGQVQASGTLISVQTARFPGRIPVLFEIDDPRFEQYSDVMMGGAYGQTAIYSTHFEHVAIMRKILLRMASWMNYLFPFH; this is translated from the coding sequence ATGGATTTATTACTCATATTAACGTACACGGCTCTATGTATTGCGATATTCAAAATATTTAAGATCCCGTTAAATAAATGGAGTGTGCCAACGGCTGTGCTTGGTGGGATCATCTTGATTGGTGGATTGGTCTTCACAATGAATTACAACCATCCATTTTCAGAAATTAGCCGTGAGTATTATGTCACGACACCTGTTGTGCCAGCGGTTAACGGTACTGTGATTGAAGTACCCGTAGAGCCTAATCAATTGCTGCTTAAAGGTGATGTACTGTTTAAGTTAGATCCGAAACAATTTCAAGACAAACTTGATTCAATTGAAGCGAACCTTGTTGTTGCACAAGCTGACTTTAAACGCGCTAAAGAGCTATATCGTAAAGGCATAGGTAAACAACGCGATGTAGATATTACGCGTGGTCAAGTTGATGACTTAGCGGCAAAGCGAGAACTCGCAATTTATGATCTTGATAGTACGGTGGTTCGTGCGCCAACCGATGGTTATGTTGTTCAGCAAGCGTTACGCCCGGGTATGCGAGCAGTTAGTTTACCTTTACGACCAGTGATGGTGTTCAAGCATAAAGGGGATAAAAACTTAGTTGGTTGGTATCGTCAAAACAGCATGCTTCGTCTTGAAAAAGGCTCTAAAGCAGAAGTGATATTTGATGGTTTACCGGGCAAAGTATTTAGTGCGAAAGTGATTGGTGCTATTCCGGCTATACCTGAAGGGCAAGTGCAAGCATCGGGTACATTAATCTCGGTTCAGACAGCCCGTTTTCCTGGCCGTATACCGGTATTATTTGAAATTGATGATCCACGTTTTGAGCAATATAGCGATGTTATGATGGGTGGTGCATATGGTCAAACTGCGATCTATTCAACACATTTTGAGCATGTCGCTATTATGCGTAAAATATTATTACGCATGGCGTCTTGGATGAATTACCTTTTCCCATTCCATTAA
- a CDS encoding MerR family transcriptional regulator yields MYRISVLAQMVGLSRSTLLYYEKIGLIAARRQSNGYRSYSDKDVQRIKLFQKFQAGGLTLKECQACLEAKIEKETLLKRLEVLDEEIVQKQQARDLLRSMVGLESMREWHQSLELEAPKAHLDWLIKQGFNEKHALRLRWLSKDMNEHEQYMADFERIFEGLDRLGPGDDDDSLRSRNSIPINTGELLEIGCGKGVTTKLLAEHTQFSFTALDNDEYSLSCLRERIEQTSLENRITPVCASMTELPYAKNKFDVIWAEGCAYIMGVEQALNDWRPFIKANGYLVISDLVWLTESPDAEALEFWQQNYPSMTTKAKRCQMMDKSGYQVIDSFTQSAKSWNNYLNPLKDKLAKLSDQEFISNAIFDLRNELNIHQQYLGQYGYQVFVLQNKG; encoded by the coding sequence ATGTATCGAATTTCGGTATTAGCTCAGATGGTTGGTTTAAGCCGATCAACTTTATTATATTACGAAAAAATAGGCTTGATCGCTGCACGTCGACAGAGTAATGGTTATCGAAGCTACTCTGATAAGGACGTGCAACGAATTAAGTTGTTTCAGAAATTTCAAGCAGGCGGTTTGACGCTCAAGGAGTGCCAAGCATGCTTAGAGGCGAAAATAGAAAAGGAAACACTACTTAAACGACTTGAAGTGTTAGATGAAGAGATAGTTCAAAAGCAACAAGCAAGAGACTTACTGCGTTCAATGGTGGGTTTGGAGTCAATGCGAGAGTGGCATCAATCGTTGGAGTTAGAAGCGCCAAAGGCTCATTTAGACTGGCTAATAAAACAAGGTTTTAACGAAAAGCATGCCCTTAGATTGAGATGGCTATCAAAAGATATGAATGAACATGAACAATACATGGCAGATTTTGAACGTATCTTTGAAGGCCTAGATAGACTTGGACCCGGCGATGACGACGACTCATTAAGGTCGCGTAATAGCATACCGATCAACACTGGTGAATTATTAGAGATTGGTTGCGGTAAAGGCGTAACCACCAAGTTATTGGCTGAGCACACCCAGTTCTCTTTTACCGCTTTAGACAACGATGAATATAGTCTTAGTTGTTTACGCGAACGTATCGAACAAACATCACTTGAAAACAGAATCACACCTGTTTGTGCAAGTATGACAGAACTTCCGTACGCTAAAAATAAATTTGATGTCATTTGGGCAGAAGGTTGTGCTTACATCATGGGTGTTGAACAGGCATTAAATGACTGGCGACCGTTTATCAAGGCTAACGGTTACCTCGTTATTAGTGACTTAGTTTGGCTTACGGAATCACCAGATGCGGAAGCGTTAGAGTTTTGGCAGCAAAACTATCCTTCAATGACGACTAAAGCGAAGCGCTGTCAAATGATGGATAAGTCAGGATATCAAGTCATCGATAGCTTTACGCAGAGCGCCAAGTCGTGGAACAACTATCTTAATCCGCTAAAAGATAAACTGGCGAAACTATCAGATCAGGAATTTATATCTAACGCAATTTTTGATTTACGCAACGAATTGAACATACATCAGCAATATCTGGGGCAATATGGCTACCAAGTGTTTGTATTACAGAATAAAGGCTAA
- a CDS encoding SDR family oxidoreductase produces the protein MSYTVITGASAGIGSEFAKQLAQAGQDLILVARRKEKLEELAQTLEAQYGIDVKCFAIDLAEPTGSEILATEISIDNLAINGLINNAGFGNRGNFADLPLQRQMQMIQLNVSTLVELTHRLVPNMREQKKPFIINVASIAAFQAGPNMAIYYATKAFVLSFSEAIHEELRHQGIAVSALCPGPTQSEFAEEANLTGLSLFNAVAMTSADVVKQALANRHSAIVVTGIKNQVGVLFGKVSPRFMTRKIAGWLQA, from the coding sequence ATGAGTTATACAGTGATCACAGGCGCAAGCGCAGGTATTGGTAGTGAGTTCGCGAAACAGTTGGCGCAAGCAGGACAAGACTTGATATTAGTTGCTCGCCGTAAAGAGAAGTTAGAAGAACTGGCACAAACGCTAGAAGCGCAATACGGTATTGACGTTAAATGCTTTGCTATTGACCTTGCCGAACCCACTGGCAGTGAAATATTAGCGACTGAAATTAGCATTGATAACCTTGCTATTAATGGTCTGATTAACAATGCTGGATTTGGTAACCGTGGTAACTTTGCAGACTTACCACTCCAACGCCAAATGCAAATGATCCAATTAAACGTAAGTACTTTAGTCGAACTGACCCACCGTTTAGTCCCAAACATGCGTGAACAAAAAAAACCGTTCATCATCAATGTTGCATCAATAGCGGCGTTCCAAGCTGGCCCTAATATGGCAATATACTATGCAACAAAAGCATTTGTACTGTCTTTCTCGGAAGCAATACACGAAGAACTCCGTCATCAAGGTATTGCAGTCAGTGCACTGTGCCCGGGTCCAACCCAATCCGAATTTGCTGAAGAAGCAAACCTCACCGGCTTAAGTCTATTTAATGCCGTCGCGATGACATCTGCTGACGTGGTGAAGCAAGCCCTAGCAAACCGCCACAGTGCCATTGTCGTCACCGGGATTAAAAACCAAGTAGGTGTGTTATTCGGTAAGGTATCACCTCGCTTCATGACTCGTAAAATTGCCGGATGGTTACAAGCGTAA
- a CDS encoding TIGR01620 family protein: MSKQVDSNVERGQSAPRNQGKTINLQEDDVMTPASREAKIFMPDLDNDLSKVPQSISSEDSVDNTYRGLTLDALPIKGLKSFFIGIVSLFGVMSLWQIYTTFQSVLALHWIAAAGFAGLIILVAILALRSVFSFMSDKENMAALAGIQEKAEQLKATNDVGKAKGFITKLTQFYKGKPQAALLEQSVKSMPDYSNDKEAMIHLEQVFLAPLDKEALRRVSKHSLQTGAVVAASPWAAVDMLLALWRSMKMIDEVGQIYGMRPSLANRYKLLKSVINYLALIGVSELALDEMLQEFGTTSLAGITGARLSQGVGAGVYTARIGLAAITACRPISFSPENKPKLKDFIKRIIQRMNG; encoded by the coding sequence ATGAGCAAGCAAGTTGATAGTAATGTAGAGCGGGGTCAGAGCGCACCACGTAACCAAGGTAAAACCATCAATTTACAAGAAGATGATGTGATGACACCTGCAAGCCGTGAAGCTAAAATATTTATGCCCGATCTCGATAATGATTTGAGCAAAGTACCACAGTCAATCTCAAGCGAAGACTCGGTTGATAATACTTACCGTGGACTAACCTTAGACGCGTTGCCAATCAAAGGGTTAAAATCTTTTTTCATTGGTATTGTGAGTCTTTTTGGTGTGATGTCGTTATGGCAAATTTATACGACCTTCCAAAGTGTACTTGCCCTGCATTGGATTGCTGCTGCGGGTTTTGCTGGCTTGATTATTCTTGTTGCGATATTGGCATTACGTAGTGTATTTAGCTTTATGTCTGATAAAGAAAATATGGCTGCGTTGGCTGGAATTCAGGAAAAGGCAGAGCAGCTAAAGGCGACGAATGACGTCGGTAAGGCGAAAGGATTTATAACTAAGTTAACTCAGTTTTATAAAGGTAAGCCGCAAGCTGCGTTGTTAGAGCAAAGTGTAAAGAGTATGCCTGACTACAGCAATGACAAAGAGGCGATGATTCATCTTGAACAAGTTTTTTTAGCGCCATTGGATAAAGAAGCATTGCGCCGTGTATCGAAGCATAGTTTACAAACAGGGGCTGTAGTTGCTGCAAGTCCGTGGGCCGCGGTGGATATGCTATTAGCTTTGTGGCGCAGTATGAAAATGATTGACGAGGTCGGGCAAATATATGGCATGCGTCCGTCGTTAGCAAACCGTTATAAGCTATTAAAAAGTGTGATTAACTATCTGGCACTGATCGGTGTAAGCGAACTAGCACTTGATGAAATGTTGCAAGAATTTGGTACAACAAGTCTTGCGGGTATTACAGGCGCGCGTTTAAGCCAAGGTGTCGGGGCTGGTGTTTATACTGCTCGAATCGGATTAGCTGCAATTACGGCTTGTCGACCGATTAGCTTTTCTCCAGAAAACAAACCTAAATTAAAAGATTTTATTAAGCGGATAATACAGCGCATGAATGGCTAG
- a CDS encoding DEAD/DEAH box helicase, whose translation MTTVTAPTNFTELGLISPLLSRLTELEYQQPTPIQAQAIPSVLAGRDLIAGANTGSGKTAAFALPMLQHIHAEKQSSDTSSKGNYVTGLILVPTRELAKQVADSIKSYAVHFNGAIKTVAVFGGVSVNTQMLALRGGTDILVATPGRLLDLISSNAIKLDMVKTLVLDEADRMLSLGFTEEIASLLALLPKKKQILLFSATFPEKVQALTQALLNDPVEIQLQSADASTLVQRVFTVNQGEKTAVLAHLINENKWRQVLIFVNAKHSCNHLADKLAKRGITSQVFHGDKAQGARIRTLDGFKSGEIQVLIATDIAARGLDIEKLPVVINFDLPRSPSDYMHRIGRSGRAGEVGLALSLIDHEDYHHFSIIEKKNKIRLEREEVAGFEVDEVVEAYVPMAPPEGSGKKKRKNKAPVNEDIWLKKD comes from the coding sequence ATGACCACTGTCACAGCACCAACCAATTTTACAGAACTTGGCCTAATTTCACCTTTGTTATCTCGTTTAACTGAGCTGGAATATCAACAGCCAACGCCTATTCAAGCGCAAGCTATCCCAAGTGTATTAGCGGGACGTGACTTAATTGCAGGTGCAAATACCGGTTCGGGTAAAACCGCTGCGTTTGCACTACCTATGCTGCAACACATACATGCTGAAAAGCAATCGAGTGACACAAGCAGTAAAGGTAACTATGTTACTGGTCTTATTTTGGTTCCGACACGTGAGCTAGCGAAGCAGGTTGCAGACAGTATTAAGTCTTATGCAGTGCATTTTAACGGCGCTATTAAAACTGTTGCTGTGTTTGGTGGCGTATCTGTAAATACACAAATGCTCGCATTACGCGGTGGTACAGATATCTTAGTGGCAACACCTGGTCGATTACTTGATTTGATTTCAAGTAATGCTATCAAGCTAGATATGGTTAAAACCTTAGTACTAGATGAAGCAGATCGTATGTTAAGCCTAGGTTTTACTGAAGAGATCGCATCACTGTTAGCCTTGTTACCAAAGAAAAAGCAGATTTTATTATTCTCAGCAACCTTCCCTGAGAAAGTACAAGCTTTAACGCAAGCGTTACTTAACGATCCTGTTGAAATTCAACTGCAAAGTGCGGATGCAAGTACGTTGGTACAACGTGTTTTCACAGTGAATCAAGGTGAGAAAACAGCGGTATTAGCGCATTTGATCAATGAAAATAAATGGCGACAAGTGCTTATTTTCGTAAATGCAAAACACAGCTGTAATCACTTAGCTGATAAGCTTGCTAAGCGTGGTATTACTTCACAAGTATTCCATGGCGATAAAGCGCAAGGCGCACGTATTCGTACGCTTGACGGATTTAAATCTGGTGAGATACAAGTACTGATTGCAACTGATATCGCAGCCCGTGGTTTAGACATCGAAAAATTACCTGTTGTGATTAACTTTGACTTACCAAGAAGTCCATCTGACTACATGCACCGTATTGGTCGAAGTGGCCGTGCTGGTGAAGTCGGCTTAGCATTATCACTTATCGATCATGAAGATTACCATCACTTCAGTATTATCGAAAAGAAGAACAAGATCCGACTTGAGCGTGAAGAAGTAGCGGGTTTTGAAGTAGATGAAGTTGTTGAAGCATATGTACCTATGGCACCGCCAGAAGGTAGCGGCAAGAAGAAGCGTAAAAATAAAGCGCCTGTGAATGAAGATATTTGGTTAAAAAAAGATTAA